atgaatttcaacttgatagctctacgcgttcatgaggaaaaaagtaataagtttatatttattaaaaaatatatattttgtaatgtaactaaaaatttaaggttttcggaatttttcctttatgtgtgctataaaacgttgcttcatgccaaatttcaagattctaggtcgactggaagtaccctttaggttttgattcccttgcgagtacttgcgagtttcaaaatatgcagcttaaattgctgtttcttttgattgcgttgacatagaagtttgattttgttacagcttaaaggtattatagacctgagtatttggtatgaatttcaatttaatacctctacgcgtttatgaggaaatgggtagtaagtttaaaattattaaaaaaaaatatattatgtgatgtaactaaaaatttatggttttcgtaatttttcctttatctatgctataagacgttgcttcgtaccaaatttcaagattctgagttcacgggaagcaccctgtaggttttgattcccttgcaagtgtcgaaaatttgcggcataaacggctgtatcttttgattgcgttggcttagaagtttgattttttcacagcttcaagggacagtagacctgagtaattgatataaatttcagcttcatacctccacgcgttcctgagaaaaagggtcttgacagacggccggacggacagacggacaacaaagtgatcctataagggttccgttttttccttttgaggtacggaaccctaaaaatgattggTAGCTTCAATAATTCGTTTTTTCTTCTCTCCAGGCAAACTAATTATCATATTTGTAGTATCAAAAATATATCCAAGAAATTTACAAACTTTTTTAGGCTTAATTTGACTTTTCTCCCAGTTAATTAGGAAACCTAAGTATTGTAACATTTCCCTGGTTGCAGCGATATTTTTTACACATTCTTCGTATGTGGCGCCTATACATAAGAAGTCATCAAGATAATTAACTGATAGATGGCCGACAGAACGTAAATATTGCAATACaggttttaataattttgtaaacatAAAGGGCGCAGTGCATAAACCAAATGGAAGGACATTAAATTCAAAAATTTGCGAGTTCCATTGAAAGCGTAATTTTTTACGGTCTTCAATATTTACAGGAATTAAAAAGTAAGCGTCTTTTAAATCTAGGGTTGCCATATAGTAATCATTATTTAATAGTTTGATTGCTGTACGGTAATCCTCCATTTTAAAATGTTCTACATCGATAAATTTATTTAAGCTTttcaagtttaaaataaaacgaTTATCCCCATTAGGTTTAGGAATTGTAAATATAGGTGATAAATACTGGCCTTCACAAGGACTGCAAGGAGAAACATAACCTGAATCAAGAAGCTTATTTAAACATTCCTGAATTTTTTCTACTCCTAATAAAGAATAAGACTTATTTCTCGGTAGAAAATCCTGTATAGGTTCCTCTTTAAAAGGAATTTGATAACCTCTAATCCACGACAATATAATAGGGTCGTCTGTTATCGTACACCAttggttataaaaatattgtagccTGCCAGCGACAATAGTATTTACCTCGGGTTCTGACGTCAACGTCTCTTCGAGCGATACCGCGGCAGGTTTTTGGGCTTCTTGGAGCTCTGGTCGCGCGCCGAGTGCTGTCTCCAGGTGGTCTGGGGCGCTCGCGGCTCGGCGGCCGCCCGCGGCGCTCCCCTCCCGTTTAAAGCCCCACGCCGGGCTGCGGTAGACGGACCTGCCTGAGGCGTGCTTGAAATTCTGGCTGCAGGACGAGCCGTCGTAACTTGGGAACGCATTTCAATGCCTGATTTTGAAATTGCTTTTGAGGATTTTAGTTGTTCAGCCAATTCACACCcaaacaaaaaatcatcaaTTTTAGTATTCTTTATCACATCTTTTGTTTGTTTATTCAAGGTATTCATGGCAGCGAACCGTCTCGATTGCGACTCTTTGAAGTAATAATCGCAGAACATTTTAGCTGCATCACTCAATGGCTTTATCAATCCATTGACATCAGCTGTTTTACTAAGTACTAAATTTAGGGCTTTTCCCAGCGCTGCTAGGCCACTGCCTAACTGATTTTGCTTACTTTGGCTGTACATATCTTTTTTGTTATTCATCTCCGTAAGCGCAGCCTTTATTTCAAGATTAAGTTTAGGCGCTTTTAAATATGTACAATTTTCTGGTAccaaatatgtttttaataattcagACCTATTCTCTTTAGAGAggccatttaataaaatatgcttCCACCTAGGAGCAATATCCTTGTGTAAGTCATCTCCAAAGGATTTTACTGATGTTGGATCTTCTCCTAATATTTCCAAAATATCTTGTTCTAGGTCAAGGTTCTCCGTGTCAGTAATATTTGCATCAATGTTTCCTTCTATATCGTCGGCCTCGCATGATTCCTCTTGTAAAGGCATTTCAACTAAAACAgaatgcaaataaaaatatattataaatcgtACGCTGAAGCAAGTTGCATATTATGAACATGAAGTCCACTAAAAGTGCATTTTATAGGGCTGTAAGCACAGTATATGTATATACGCTAATTGCACAGTTTCTACGTGTttctactaataatataatagtaatacAAGTAACGTAGTTATTGTATACtaattttttggttatgttTCTACGCTCAACACAGTTTACGTGGAGCTAACTAGTCTTAAAGATCAAGAAAAAACACCGCTCAAACATGATTTACATGGAGATGCGCTCAGAC
Above is a genomic segment from Aricia agestis chromosome 18, ilAriAges1.1, whole genome shotgun sequence containing:
- the LOC121736234 gene encoding uncharacterized protein LOC121736234 — encoded protein: MGGRKRSRSKENDYEGLLKKIRKIEHKVRKKRRLPSTSSSESETYRNDITEDLAVEMPLQEESCEADDIEGNIDANITDTENLDLEQDILEILGEDPTSVKSFGDDLHKDIAPRWKHILLNGLSKENRSELLKTYLVPENCTYLKAPKLNLEIKAALTEMNNKKDMYSQSKQNQLGSGLAALGKALNLVLSKTADVNGLIKPLSDAAKMFCDYYFKESQSRRFAAMNTLNKQTKDVIKNTKIDDFLFGCELAEQLKSSKAISKSGIEMRSQVTTARPAARISSTPQAGPSTAARRGALNGRGAPRAAAEPRAPQTTWRQHSARDQSSKKPKNLPRYRSKRR